From a region of the Arachis ipaensis cultivar K30076 chromosome B09, Araip1.1, whole genome shotgun sequence genome:
- the LOC107614842 gene encoding ruvB-like protein 1 (The sequence of the model RefSeq protein was modified relative to this genomic sequence to represent the inferred CDS: added 16 bases not found in genome assembly), which yields MEKMRIEEVQSTTKKQRVATHTHIKGLGLEASGRALPFASGFVGQAEAREACGLVVDMIRQKKMAGRALLLAGPPGTGKTALALGISQELGTKVPFCPMVGSEVYSSEVKKTEVLMENFRRAIGLRIKENKEVYEGEVTELSPEETESVTGGYGKSISHVIIGLKTVKGTKQLKLDPTIYDALIKEKVAVGDVIYIEANSGAVKRVGRSDAFATEFDLEAEEYVPLPKGEVHKKKEIVQDVTLHDLDAANARPQGGQDILSLMGQMMKPRKTEITDKLRQEINKVVNRYIDEGVAELVPGVLFIDEVHMLDMECFSYLNRALESSLSPIVIFATNRGICNVRGTDMTSPHGIPVDLLDRLVIIRTQTYGPAEMIQILAIRAQVEELVVDEESLAFLGEIGQRTSLRHAVQLLSPASVVSKMNGRDSICKGDLDEVCSLYLDAKSSARLLQEQQDKYIS from the exons ATGGAGAAGATGAGAATAGAAGAGGTTCAGTCAACTACCAAGAAGCAACGCGTTGCTACTCATACTCACATCAAAGGCTTAGGCCTTGAG GCTAGTGGAAGAGCATTGCCTTTTGCTTCTGGTTTTGTGGGACAAGCAGAGGCAAGAGAAGCATGTGGCCTTGTGGTTGACATGATAAGGCAGAAGAAGATGGCTGGCAGGGCACTCCTCCTTGCCGGTCCACCCGGTACCGGCAAGACTGCATTGGCACTAGGGATAAGTCAAGAGCTTGGAACCAAG GTTCCATTTTGCCCTATGGTTGGCTCAGAAGTATACTCGTCCGAGGTAAAGAAGACAGAGGTTCTGATGGAGAATTTTCGACGGGCTATTGGTCTGCGTATCAAGGAAAACAAGGAAGTTTATGAAGGAGAg GTAACCGAGCTCTCCCCTGAAGAAACTGAGAGTGTAACAGGCGGTTATGGTAAAAGTATAAGCCATGTAATAATTGGATTGAAAACTGTGAAAGGAACCAAGCAACTGAAGTTGGACCCCACCATATATGATGCCTTGATTAAGGAAAAG GTAGCTGTTGGAGATGTTATATACATCGAAGCAAATAGTGGAGCTGTGAAAAGGGTGGGCCGAAGTGATGCTTTCGCTACAGAGTTTGACCTTGAAGCAGAAGAGTATGTCCCACTTCCTAAGGGAGAGGTTCACAAGAAAAAAGAGATTGTTCAG GATGTAACGCTACATGATCTGGATGCTGCCAATGCACGACCTCAAGGTGGGCAAGATATTCTGTCTCTTATGGGACAGATGATGAAACCTAGGAAAACAGAAATCACTGACAAGCTGAGACAAGAAATTAACAAG GTTGTCAACCGATATATTGATGAAGGTGTAGCAGAGCTTGTCCCTGGAGTTCTATTTATTGATGAG GTGCACATGCTAGATATGGAATGCTTTTCCTATTTGAATCGTGCTTTAGAGAGCTCGCTCTCTCCAATAGTAATTTTTGCTACAAACAGAGGGATATGCAATGTGAG AGGGACCGACATGACCAGCCCTCATGGCATACCTGTTGACCTCTTGGATAGGTTGGTAATCATTCGAACACAAACGTATGGTCC ATTCTAGCTATTCGTGCTCAAGTAGAGGAGCTGGTTGTTGATGAGGAAAGTTTAGCATTCCTCGGGGAAATTGGACAACGGACATCTTTAAG GCATGCTGTTCAACTTCTATCACCTGCCAGCGTTGTATCAAAAATGAATGGCCGAGACAGCATCTGCAAG GGGGATCTTGATGAAGTTTGTTCGCTATACTTGGACGCTAAGTCATCAGCCAGGCTACTTCAAGAGCAGCAGGATAAATACATCtcataa
- the LOC107614841 gene encoding F-box/kelch-repeat protein At3g23880-like, whose product MTQPTYYEKRNRKRLRVTRNRLKRLLPSTGTSLGPLSVLPDELIREILLRLPARSLLRFQSVCNSWRTLISSSQFAKDHVRSIAADPSFSHPRVVYHGFWFYRYKRFGDFSVQSLFENPSQPTEVVRFAGKSSHEIIGSCNGLLCLQDNVMGNCIMLWNPCIGLTSQPLEIRGFIGVCGFGYDHVNDEYKFVAVVDQKHKQEPLRFETRIYTFCPNSSKRIIQDTAFKRIIGDGKGVFVPGTATLNWIHWHGLVLSLDLVKETCSEFSLPLNLKAPENKSFVFPHLCMLKNCLAFCCSHEKTHWSVWLLKEYGMPQSWTRLATIHCHHSLLTGAALHPLYIRGNTLLMAVASTSKIVLYNLDDGRLEFPLLKPTPADVPMGLWFYIYHESLVSPSYRCLRSSSSQIWFIKP is encoded by the coding sequence ATGACGCAGCCTACTTATTATGAGAAGAGGAACAGGAAGCGTTTGAGAGTCACCAGAAACCGCCTGAAACGGCTGCTGCCTTCAACGGGAACCTCATTGGGGCCGCTTTCAGTCCTTCCTGATGAACTCATCAGAGAAATATTGCTGAGGCTTCCGGCGAGGTCGCTGCTTAGGTTTCAGAGTGTGTGCAATTCATGGAGAACCTTAATTTCCAGCTCCCAGTTTGCCAAGGACCATGTTCGTTCAATCGCGGCTGATCCAAGTTTTAGCCATCCACGAGTTGTTTATCATGGTTTTTGGTTCTACAGATACAAAAGATTCGGAGATTTCTCGGTACAATCCTTGTTCGAGAACCCTTCCCAACCTACTGAAGTCGTTCGCTTCGCGGGAAAAAGTAGCCACGAAATTATTGGCTCTTGCAACGGATTGTTGTGCTTGCAAGACAATGTCATGGGTAACTGTATCATGCTGTGGAATCCCTGTATTGGATTGACATCCCAACCGCTGGAAATTCGGGGTTTCATAGGAGTTTGTGGCTTCGGATATGATCATGTGAATGACGAGTATAAGTTTGTTGCGGTTGTTGATCAGAAACATAAACAAGAACCGCTTAGATTTGAAACCAGAATTTATACATTTTGTCCAAACTCTTCAAAGAGAATCATTCAAGATACCGCGTTTAAAAGGATAATTGGTGATGGTAAAGGGGTATTTGTGCCTGGCACCGCCACTCTTAATTGGATTCATTGGCATGGCTTGGTTCTTTCCCTTGACTTGGTGAAGGAGACTTGTAGTGAGTTTTCTCTGCCCCTCAACCTCAAGGCTCCGGAAAATAAATCCTTCGTCTTTCCACACTTATGTATGCTGAAGAACTGCCTTGCATTTTGTTGCAGCCATGAGAAAACTCATTGGTCTGTGTGGCTGCTGAAGGAATATGGAATGCCTCAATCTTGGACTAGATTAGCCACCATCCACTGCCACCACTCACTGCTTACTGGTGCTGCGTTACACCCATTATATATCCGGGGAAATACTCTTCTTATGGCAGTGGCATCAACTTCAAAGATAGTTTTGTATAACTTGGATGATGGCCGCTTAGAATTTCCTCTACTGAAACCTACTCCTGCAGATGTCCCAATGGGATTGTGGTTCTATATTTATCATGAAAGCTTAGTTTCACCATCATATCGTTGCCTTCGAAGTAGCTCGTCCCAAATTTGGTTTATCAAACCCTAG
- the LOC107616528 gene encoding uncharacterized protein LOC107616528, protein MKEYGVFESWTKLAMIPQYLGIHIIPLYLWENDVLHGTAAPYSRIIRNNLNYGNFKFPVIDSHRDDMMKVSPLSKLSIAAKRFHIYHESLVSPSHCGLVSSTSEMCWIKVIKNPCLQFLPSEFLYWAAKLYFLSMIIFEQAKHSYQDQILGNSDGY, encoded by the exons ATGAAGGAGTATGGAGTGTTTGAATCTTGGACTAAATTGGCCATGATCCCACAGTACCTTGGCATACACATTATTCCTCTGTATCTTTGGGAAAATGATGTTCTTCATGGGACTGCTGCTCCCTATTCAAGAATAATTAGGAATAACTTAAACTATGGTAACTTTAAGTTCCCTGTCATTGATAGCCACAGGGATGACATGATGAAAGTTTCTCCTTTGTCTAAGCTCTCCATCGCGGCGAAGCGATTCCATATTTATCATGAAAGCTTGGTTTCACCATCACACTGTGGTCTTGTAAGTAGCACATCTGAAATGTGTTGGATCAAAGTCATCAAAAACCCATGTCTACAATTTCTTCCAAGTGAATTCCTCTATTG GGCTGCAAAACTATACTTTCTGTCCATGATTATTTTTGAACAAGCTAAGCATTCTTATCAAGATCAGATCCTAGGCAACTCCGATGGCTATTAG
- the LOC107616525 gene encoding F-box/kelch-repeat protein At3g23880-like — MEQPHDYYERKRMPLTVTIHASKRLLSSTVTQSQPLPLLPDELIREILLRLPARSLLRLRKVCSSWKTLISIPQFAKDHLQHSTAADPSLSGPRVAYHHSCHYEFGDFSLRSLVENPSKPTEIVLLEERLNHVVIGSCNGLLCFYDVVGINIFVRLWNPCTGLLTTPSVERGDFLTVFGFGYDHVNDKYKLFAIVNHMGYHTTKIHTFCRNPSKRAIQGIPFSSIKGDRKGVFVPGTATLNWILDCLVFSLDLVKETFSEFSLPVSDPNDKTFNFPGLCELRNCLAYCFNHEKTHWFVWIMKEYGVPKSWTKLAIIPCLPRLTDYHLRPLYIWGNNILVAVASSLRIVLYNLDNGSFEFPVLKPTPSIGLFVFVYQESLVSPPYPGLPSSSFS, encoded by the coding sequence ATGGAGCAGCCACATGATTATTACGAGAGGAAGAGGATGCCTTTAACAGTCACCATACACGCCTCAAAACGGCTGCTGTCTTCGACGGTAACGCAATCGCAGCCGCTGCCGTTACTTCCGGATGAACTCATCAGAGAAATCTTGCTGAGGCTTCCGGCGAGATCGCTGCTTCGGTTACGGAAAGTATGTAGTTCATGGAAAACCCTAATTTCCATCCCTCAATTCGCCAAAGACCATCTTCAACATTCAACCGCTGCGGATCCAAGTTTGAGTGGGCCACGAGTTGCTTATCATCATAGTTGCCACTACGAATTCGGAGATTTCTCCTTACGCTCCTTGGTCGAGAACCCTTCCAAACCTACCGAAATCGTTCTTTTGGAGGAGAGACTTAACCACGTAGTTATTGGCTCTTGCAATGGATTGCTGTGCTTTTATGATGTTGTTGGCATCAACATCTTTGTCAGGTTGTGGAATCCCTGTACTGGATTATTGACAACCCCATCGGTGGAACGTGGGGATTTCTTAACGGTTTTCGGCTTCGGCTATGATCATGTGAACGACAAGTACAAGCTTTTTGCGATTGTAAATCACATGGGGTATCATACAACCAAAATTCATACATTTTGCCGCAACCCTTCCAAGAGAGCCATTCAAGGTATCCCATTTAGCAGCATAAAGGGTGATCGTAAAGGGGTATTTGTGCCTGGCACCGCTACCCTTAACTGGATCCTGGATTGCTTGGTTTTTTCCCTTGACTTGGTGAAGGAGACTTTTAGTGAGTTTTCCCTTCCCGTCAGTGATCCGAATGATAAAACCTTCAACTTCCCAGGGTTATGTGAGCTGAGGAACTGCCTTGCATATTGTTTTAATCATGAGAAAACTCATTGGTTTGTGTGGATCATGAAGGAGTATGGAGTGCCTAAATCTTGGACTAAATTGGCCATCATCCCCTGCCTTCCGCGTCTAACTGATTATCATTTACGGCCATTGTATATCTGGGGAAACAATATTCTTGTGGCGGTTGCATCAAGTTTAAGGATAGTTCTGTATAATTTGGATAATGGTAGCTTTGAATTTCCTGTATTGAAACCTACTCCTTCAATAGGATTGTTCGTCTTTGTTTATCAAGAAAGCTTAGTTTCACCACCATATCCTGGCCTTCCAAGTAGCTCTTTCAGTTAA
- the LOC107614840 gene encoding F-box/kelch-repeat protein At3g23880-like translates to MTQPRDYEKRNRKRLRVTRNGLKRLLPSTGTSLGPLSVLPDELIREILLRLPARSLLRFQSVCSSWRTLISSSQFANDHVRLIAADPSLSHPRVVYHGCWFYRYKKFGDFSTRCLFENPSQPTEVVRFAGKSSHEIIGSCNGLLCLQDITVMDNLIMLWNPCTGLTSQPLEIRGIIGVCGFGYDHVNDEYKFVAVLEQEPLRIETRIYTFCPNPSRRIIQDTAFKRIIGNGKGVFVPGTATLNWIHWHGLVLSLDLVKETCSEFSLPLNLKAPENKSFVFPHLCMLKNCLAFCCSHEKTQWSVWLLKEYGMPQSWTRLATIHCHHSLLTGAELHPLYIRRNTLLMAVASTSKIVLYNLDDGSLEFPLLKPTPADVPMGLWFYIYHESLVSPSYRCLRSSSSQIWLIKP, encoded by the coding sequence ATGACGCAGCCTAGGGATTATGAGAAGAGGAACAGGAAGCGTTTAAGAGTCACCAGAAACGGCCTGAAACGGCTGCTGCCTTCAACGGGAACCTCATTGGGGCCGCTTTCAGTCCTTCCGGATGAACTCATCAGAGAAATATTGCTGAGGCTTCCGGCGAGGTCGCTGCTTAGGTTTCAGAGTGTGTGCAGTTCATGGAGAACTTTAATTTCCAGCTCCCAATTCGCCAACGACCATGTTCGTTTAATCGCCGCTGATCCAAGTCTTAGCCATCCACGAGTTGTTTATCATGGTTGTTGGTTCTACAGATACAAAAAATTCGGAGATTTCTCCACACGGTGCTTGTTCGAGAACCCTTCCCAACCTACTGAAGTTGTTCGCTTCGCGGGAAAAAGTAGCCACGAAATTATTGGCTCTTGCAACGGATTGTTGTGCTTGCAAGACATTACTGTCATGGATAACTTAATCATGCTATGGAATCCCTGTACTGGATTGACATCCCAACCGCTGGAAATTCGGGGTATCATAGGAGTTTGCGGCTTTGGATATGATCATGTGAATGACGAGTACAAGTTTGTTGCGGTTTTAGAACAGGAACCGCTTAGAATTGAAACCAGAATTTATACATTTTGTCCAAACCCTTCTAGGAGAATCATTCAAGATACAGCGTTTAAAAGGATAATTGGTAATGGTAAAGGGGTATTTGTGCCTGGCACCGCCACTCTTAATTGGATTCATTGGCATGGCTTGGTTCTTTCCCTTGACTTGGTGAAGGAGACTTGTAGTGAGTTTTCTCTGCCTCTCAACCTCAAGGCTCCGGAAAATAAATCCTTCGTCTTTCCACACTTATGTATGCTGAAGAACTGCCTTGCATTTTGTTGCAGCCATGAGAAAACTCAGTGGTCTGTGTGGCTGCTGAAGGAATATGGAATGCCTCAATCTTGGACTAGATTAGCCACCATCCACTGTCACCACTCACTGCTTACTGGTGCTGAGTTACACCCATTATATATCCGGAGAAATACTCTTCTTATGGCGGTGGCATCAACTTCAAAGATAGTTTTGTATAACTTGGATGATGGCAGTTTAGAATTTCCTCTACTGAAACCTACTCCTGCAGATGTCCCAATGGGATTGTGGTTCTATATTTATCATGAGAGCTTAGTTTCACCATCATATCGTTGTCTTCGAAGTAGCTCATCCCAAATCTGGTTGATCAAACCTTAG
- the LOC107614839 gene encoding F-box/kelch-repeat protein At3g23880-like, translating into MEQPHDYDEMNRNPLRVTINAPKRLLSSTVTPSQPPSVLPDELLTEILLRLPAKLLLRLRGVCRSWRTLISTSNFAKEHVQRSIAADPSLSGPRVAYHHSWKYKHNTFGDFSLRSLFENPSKSTEVVLFEERRSHRILGSCNGLLCLHEGVDTLNNHVKLWNPCTGLTSQSLKIWGFMWISGFGHDHVNDEYKLVTTVYQKQTKPHTSATIIYTFCRNHSMRKIQDIPFRSIYGDGKGVFVPGTATLNWIRQHGARDFMVLSLDLVNETFSEFSLPPKDPDNKTFFFCAEELPCSLF; encoded by the coding sequence ATGGAGCAGCCTCATGATTATGACGAGATGAATAGGAATCCTTTGAGAGTCACCATAAACGCCCCGAAACGGCTGCTGTCTTCGACGGTAACGCCATCGCAGCCGCCGTCAGTCCTTCCGGATGAACTCCTCACGGAAATCTTGCTGAGACTTCCGGCAAAGTTACTTCTCCGTTTACGGGGTGTGTGCCGTTCATGGAGAACCCTAATTTCCACCTCCAATTTTGCGAAAGAACATGTTCAACGTTCAATCGCCGCGGATCCAAGTTTGAGTGGGCCACGAGTTGCTTATCATCATAGTTGGAAATACAAACACAACACATTCGGAGATTTCTCCTTACGATCCTTGTTTGAGAATCCTTCCAAATCTACAGAAGTCGTTCTCTTCGAGGAGAGACGTAGTCACAGAATTCTTGGATCTTGCAATGGATTGCTGTGCTTGCATGAGGGTGTTGACACCCTCAACAACCATGTCAAGTTGTGGAATCCCTGTACTGGATTAACATCCCAATCGCTGAAAATTTGGGGTTTCATGTGGATTTCCGGCTTCGGCCACGATCATGTGAATGACGAGTACAAACTTGTTACCACTGTATATCAGAAACAGACAAAACCTCATACATCTGCCACCATAATTTATACATTTTGCCGGAACCATTCCATGAGAAAAATTCAAGATATCCCGTTTCGTAGCATATATGGTGATGGTAAAGGCGTATTTGTGCCTGGCACTGCCACTCTTAACTGGATTCGTCAGCATGGCGCTCGGGATTTCATGGTTCTTTCCCTTGACTTGGTGAATGAGACTTTTAGTGAGTTTTCTCTGCCCCCTAAGGATCCAGATAATAAAACCTTCTTCTTCTGTGCTGAGGAACTGCCTTGCAGTTTGTTTTAA